The DNA segment ATCATCTTTGTGTTCCTACTGACTTAAGCATGAAAGTGTCTTTTTCAAGTGGACCTCCCCTTTTTGTAGGAGATCGACTGAAAACTTATTCCAGAAGGAATATTCAGTCCTCGTATACCCTCCGAGTTCACTTCCGGTAGGAACACCATCTTCATGAAGATAATAAGGTATGTTTTATCATATCAAGATATTAAGATTGTGAAAATTAAAATGCATTTAAGGTTTAAGGTTAAATGTTTAGTTTCTCTCTTTATGGAATTTCAAGACATGAGAAATACTTCAAACATTTTTCAATAATAACTAGTTTTATCAATTCATCATAAATACATTTAGTTAGATATGTGTTTTGTTACCGTACTATACTGTGAAATTAAGCTTTAGACCTGGTACTTGTAGTAAGGAAACTATTGAAATATATccttatcaattattttttttaactttaacaaATGAATTTTCAGGTggactatattataatattataatattcacGTCAGCAATGAgtcaatatgaaatattttaacatcacTGAAAATCCATCTGCCACATAAAAAAATGGTAAGGACTCATTCCAATAGTTTCGTTACTGCAAATATCCAAGAGGTCTAAAATTTGGACTAAGGACGAAAATCAATTGGATGTTTTTTTCCTGCATTCCCGTCAAAGTTCTTATTGCATCCTAGGTAAAGTGACCAAAATGCTCAATCTAATTCGGCCTCATTCCGAAAAACTCTTTTAGGAATACACTCTGGAAAAGTTATTATGGAAACACATTCTAGAATGTACATGTTCTAAAAATCTTATTCCATAAAACGTTTTCCaatatacaattataaattCAAGAAAGGAGTGTTCAGAAAGATTTTGGAAATGCTAATCTGaaagtcatttaaaaaaaaaattaaaatggtcCTTTTAGATATTGATGGAGTGCATAGAGAAACACTCAAACCAACCAATTTCATGTAAGTACaagacaaaaaatatatttacccATAAACTAAaagtttcaaaagaaaaaacaaaagtaatGCACTGTTGTTAATAAATATTCCAGACTCTCCCTTCTTAATATGTAATACCTTACATCTTGAGTATACAtgagagaaaataaattattgctTTAAATCATATTCATTTTTAAGACATTAGATCTAGTCTAAGTGAGCTTCAAACTTTTCTTTGCTTCGGTGAGTAACTTTAAAGAGACTTCACTAAAATGAACACTTTGAGTTATTGTTTAAGAAAACAATTGAAAAAATACCTGGAAAAGCTAGTAGGACTTAGAAAACAATAGTGGCAACCCTatggctgcttcttcctgcacctccataccttcttgtgccacccccataaatttttcttattccaaaaatacccttttcaatattccggattacataatctggaagtctttttctagattcagaattagcttccggattatgtaatccggaagtcttttgtgattagcttccggattatgtaatttggaagtctttttttcagatgtgttattagcttccggagtacataatccggaagtcttttctaaatatgaaattgacttccggattatgtaatctggaatttatccagattacataatccatagacttattatttcaaatccaaggggtgaaaaaaaaggataaaatggtattttcatatttagtatggggtggcacaagaaggtatggaggtgtaggaagaaagagtccaaccTATTGTGTCAGCGGAAGTGGTTCATGAAGAGCTTAATACAATTGTAACAACCCAGTTTTAGAAGTATAACTACATCTATATACGTGTATAGAGGTTTATTTGAATTAATATAGCAATGTATTAAATTTTTGCATGTTGTCTTCGCAATTCCTCTTTAttagtaaattaaatatttgaaaagattaaactaaaatttaataaaaaattaatttaaatatgaaccGTATGATATTTATTAAGACACGTGAGACCCAAGTATGGGCATGGCCTTTCGGAAActatttttgctttttttttctctctctctttcttttctccAACAACTCTTGTCCTTCCAAGAGCTTTGCCATTTTCTTTGTTCTTTCTCTCTCAAGTTTCATTCAAGGCATATAAGCTCCAAGTGGTgaatttttctctctttttcttttccttcttttttgttttcctttgcTTAGGGTTATAGTTCCATCCAAGGTTAGGGTTAGAGTAACATTGTTAGAGGGATGTTTGTTCTTCTTCACTATGCTATTTTGTGATAGTTAGTAATCTTGCTTCTCTTTTGTTGAATTTCTTATGCCTTCTTTTTAGTGTGATCATCTTCTGCTTCTTGATTTGTGATCGTTTCATTTGAGACTCCATTGAGGTTGGAGAAGTTTTCTTCTTGTTGAAGTTCTTGGTGTTACAATATTAGATGAATCCACTCTTAAAAATGTTTTGAAGATTAAAGACTTGATTTTATATAGAGTGTGTTGtgtcttttttatttgtataactTTCTTTTTTTGTGATTAGTTCGGTTTTTATAAGTGTTTAAGAAAGTTGATTTAAATCTTAGTTAAAACTTATTTTGGGaaaagtataattttaattggttaaaagagtttaatctattaaaatgtTTCTACATGAAGTCATAAAGATTGTAGTGAATATTTTAATCTATTACATTGTCGATTTAATTGATTGAtattacttaaaataaaaatcataagtAGTTATAGAAGGAtgtttgaatatattaaaatgagtttctaatggattgaatttttgtgtgttttaaGTAAAATCTTTATCAATCTATTCTAACATATTGAAATaacaatttaattcatttttttctctaataagTGGAATAAATagattaaaacacaattttaatccGTTAAAATTGATAGAATAAATTCTATGTAATTCTTACTCTCAAATATTTTTCAACATGTTTTTTGaagattgagattttaaaatacCTTCACATATGAGAGAGTTATTCTTTTGAATCTAAAAGTGTTTTCTTGAAGTAAGAGGATTTTAtctaagaatattttttaaatagatcaATCTTTTTGATTAAGAGGATTTTACCTAAGTTTTATTTATCCAGCTTGATCCTGCTATAAATTAGGTACACAAAGTTTTCAAAGAACCTTTAGACACAcaaagttattttatatttaaaaaagcaACCAGTTTGATTAAAATATCTTTTGTGTGAATCCCTTGAACACTGATGAAAAATAAGAGAGGAATGATCATAAATAGGATACAATTGTCTTATATGATCAAagttcaatttttttgtttaaatagaGTTAAACAAGGTACATCTTCTTAAAAAGACCATTTGATACTATGTTTATTTTATCTTGTATACGTTTGATAACTTAAGGAAATTGTTTAATGAATTCTATCCCCTATCTTGAttctttttttatgaaattcttAAGGAGAAAATGAGAGGATAAAAGAGAAATCTTATTATTCCCACTTGTTAGTAACATTCATTTACTTATAACTTCCTACgatgtttttttattcttaatgttttatgattttactaaaaaaaaaacattttagatGTTAACATgtctcttgttaagtttgtattttccttttaaatatttaagagattcatgatcaaatgtatcataattttctaagactaaagatagtgttgccaattcTACAAAGTCATAAAAAGAGCATAGAGTTCTTTATTAAGTTGAGTAAATAATGTAAACACAATTAAGATTTTCACTAAAGTAAGTTAAGGTATTTCCTTCTTGAACTAAGACCACCCTAATTCCACATTTGAAGCATCACACTTAATTTCAAAATGacttaaaaaaattgagaatgtTAATATCAGTGCATTGATAAAGTGTTATTTGAGATCTCTTAAAGCCTTTTCTTGATATTTTCCCAACTAAGCACCACATCCTTCTTAACTATTGCATTCAATAGCACTAAAGTCTTTTGAAAAACACCTATAGAAAACTAGtcaacccatgaaaacttctaaCTTCACTAATATTTCTAGGAGTTGGCCAATTCCTTATTGCTTTTATCTTTTCCTCATCCACATGTACAACTTTAGAACTTATTATGCATAGGAAAACTACTTCATacattccaatttttttttccttattagCATATAAAGTTTGTTTCCAAAGGGTTTCAAGCACCAATATAATATGATCAATGTGTTCATCATGGTCAAGctataaatcaaaataaacaataaaatttatgataaaagGACGAAGCACATGATGTATTTGTCTCATAAAGGTGCTTGGAGCATTGATAAGGACAAATGGCACAAACAACCAATCATATGGTCAAAACTTGTTCTTGATAGTGATTTTTCATTCATCACCTTCTTTTATTCTAATTTGATTGTATATGCTTTTCAAGtgaattttggaaaatatgagATCTATGCAAGTCATTAAGTTTTGATATTGGTTGTTTATACTTAATAGTTATATAATTGATTTTACGACAATCTGTGCACATGTGCCAACTTCTATGCTTTTCAAGGATAAGGATAATTATCATAACACTATGATTCATGCTATTTGCATCTAACCCTTTTCTATTAAATCTTGTTAATCTAATTTTATAGTGATCCTCATTAACTTCCCTAGGGGATAAAGATTTCAAAGTATCTGGGGGCCTTTATgttcaaaagaaagtttgttcaTAACACCACcaagtaaaaaaaatgtataaaattgtCATGATCTATCAAGCAACATATGTGTAGCTTTCAtaggcacaacatcacataatacctcatctttgtattttcctattgcaaagtttaTGATGACttgtctattttaaaaaaaaaatcactatccTCACTTGAATATTATAACTTGTATGGTTTCGCATGAGGAATAATAGATAAAATCTATTGATTTCCCCATTAGGCAACATAGTTTTCCATGgcatataatatgaaaaatgttTTGTCCTTGCGTATCATCAAAATCTTTTTGAACTTGCCCTAACAAATGTCTAACAATGAGAAAATCATGCTCATATGGTATTCCAACCTCACTATCACTAGAGGAAGGAGACGAAGACGATGAACTAGAAGGGGAGGGAAGACTAGAATTAAAATCACTGTTTTCTTATTTGGACACTCAAAAGCTTAATGACCATGagtaaaaaatctaaaacattTTAAAGAACTTGAGTGTTGAGAAgtaaaagaaagtaaaaatgtGGAAGGTTTATGGTCCTTAGATTTATTATAGTGAGTGGCATCTTTATAGAATTTTGAAGAATTTTTATCATACTTATTATGGTTTATATCCTTCCAATTGGAGTTGTAGTAAGAGTTTCCATGAACAcgtttaattttttctttttttttaagttgacTCTCAACTTTGATAGATTGATGAATTAACTTCTCTAAGGAAACATACTTTTATGTCTCTCTTACATCTCGAATTTCTCTATTAAGTCCACTCATGAGTCTAGTCAATTTAACATCTAAATTTTCATCATTTAAGTTGGATTTCATCataatttcttttaagtttttaaaatattcatccAAGCTTCTTAGTTCTTATTTCATCATTTAAGTTGGATTTCATCataatttcttttaagtttttaaaatattcatcgAAGATTCTTAGTTCTTATTTCATCATTTAAGTTGGATTTCATCATAATtgcttttaagtttttaaaatattcatccACACTTCTTAGTTCTTATTGAATTCGTTGGAGCTTCAAAATGAGTTCATTCTTGTAATAAGAAGGAACAAATCTAACATGCAAGGAACTTTCTAAATCATCCCAAGAGATCACAGGAGGTCTCTTGTTTTGCCCAATgttccatattttttttctctgccATATATTGGCATACTCGTAAAATTCCAGAGAAGCTATTTGAATTTATTGGTCCTCATCTATactaaatacattaaaaaactTTGCCACTTTTACTTTTCACTCTAGATATGATTTCTTATCACTAGTGCCATAGGGTTTTGGAAACTTTAAATGTTACTTCTGTTCCTTGTAGCCCAAGGAGTCATGCCTCTTATGTTGAATTTTCCAATCCCTTTCATTGATGCTTCCATAATAAAGAGGGTGTTATGGATGACCTCCTTTTTGCTCATTCATTTTGCCTTCTTTTTTTGTTCCATTGCTTTATCTTCCATGGCTCTTTGTTTTTTAGATTTTCAATTTCTACTTTATACATTGCGGGTTGAGGAGAAAGTGAAAGAGATGATGATATTGACATTATacctattttttttcaaagaaaataaactaaccaaataaaattgaatcaagTTAGCAAAAACAAATCAACGTTCTCACaagaaatttatttagttttacaATTGACTAAAGTTATTAGTAGCTTATTTACTTTTACAATTGACTAAAGTTATTAGTAGCTTAAAGATCTATTTCTTGAATCAATGTGACAAATGAAATAGGTGTTGACATAAAAGTTTAAAGATTTGATGCTTTGAACCACAATAAGCAATGTTGGTGATGGTACAAGTATAAAAAATGTTCATGTTGTGTTTGATCTTGAGTTTGTGTTGTAATTTGTGATTTTAATCCACCTTGTCAGTGCTTCCTTTAACTTGATTTGATAATTTCCTAAGTTAAAAATcctttaaagtgtttttttgaGTTCTTTAAGATTTTTAGTCAtcctttaatatattaaaatatgttttaatttgttaaaatatttttaaatttgttaggaaaacaaattgattaaaatgatgatctaattaattaaaattacttaaaattcaaatatttttaaactctattttaatttatttaaagtgTTAGGTATCAAAATCTTTATTCTCTCGCATgtcaaaaataaattacatgATTAAAATTATTGTTTCCGAAAACAGATTGTCATATATGCACTCATAGGCTTATATTGGACAAATGTAGAAAGATCACAATCATTCTCCtctattactattaatattttcaagATGGTAAAGATTGACGAAAAGATATAGGacttcaaatataattttatttatttttgtgtttgaattaaatagaaattttatACCTCAAAGTTATATTTCGTGTATAAACGGAGATACTTAGCATGATTTTTTACGAGTCctttaaaaattatgtattttatttaagaattgGTGTATGTACATAATCACCATGATTCTTTATAAAATAcacttatattttaaacttgCTTTACTACCTTCTTAAATACATAAACATTTTgctcaataattttttttatatatttttagaacAATAAATAAAGCAGTGCTTGAGGGGATTTTTAAAATTGACAAAATAGATCAATAGTAATTTAATAGATTGATTGACATTTTCAAATACGCAATAgtatttatcttaaatttaaactaTACATATTtgcaaattaaattttaattattgattaggatgaaataaattaacataaaaataataatgatatcaattaaaaatttacaaatattaCCTAGTTAAGCTTTTTTAGTATGtactttgaaattttaaaaaataaaaaatatataaattaaacctAGCCTAACTTACTTTTGATAAGTCAAACGGAAACATGATAAACCTCTACTTTTAGTatataatcttattttttagaaatttaaaaaaaaaaaaatttccatcACAAATTCTTTGGAACAAATAGTATagaattttcatatttatatattttcttgttgGAGTGATAGAGAAGAAGTTTCCATAATATTAGTTAAcattcatatttaaaatatctttttgttgttgattttagtaaaaatattatactatATTAAAATTTGCAGAACTCTGTTACAGTGTGAAGTCGAAGTTCAGTTAGGTTGCCCCAACGGTGATGGCGTCGAAAGGTTCAACACCTCCATATCCCAGTGCTGCTAGAATCTCCGATTCTCAGTGTTTTCCGCAATACACCGCTTCTCTCAAATGTCAGTTACTCTTGTTGCTCTCCTCCTTCAtccgtttttttttttaacttttatttttcaaattgaaCAGGCTACGGTTTCTCATGATTGATATTCTAATTGAATTTGAATGGCCCAAGAATTTTTTAGCTTTCTGATATATGTGGGTATTTTCCATACCTCAGAAATgtatgttttttaaataatttaggtttTACCGTTTTGGTAATTTCTGTTGGGAATTAGTGGATTGAGTCAAGTGGAATTCAAGTAGTTATCTTTTCAAAgatgagagaaagaaaaagaagaaaaataaaattgaaggatttaaagcttctgggtaagaaCATTTAGTTTAGTTGACATGGAGatgaaatagaaaattaaatattgttgAAAATAAACTTAATCTCCATCAACATAATTTATCATCCTCTTAACTATTCCTCTGTGTAATGTGACAGACTTTAGAGGCTTCATTTTTTCTATGCTAAATATATTGGATGAACCATGCCGCACTTTATAGAATTTGTTTGCTAAACTATATTGGTTTTTGTTCTTTTATAACATTATTCGAGATCAAGGATTTTGGGCCTTCCTAATATATtaggttgtgttcttgagcttTCATATCATACTCTTTATTCAAATGAATGCCTTCTTTTGATTGGTGGCTGAATTAAGCATAAATGTTGAGTAAATGTTTGACCAGAGCAAGTGTTGTTTGTTGGTATACCTATGGAGTGACAGTTCATAGTTATATGGTTATTTTGAATGTTGCACATTTCCTTTATGGGATCATAACTAATACTGACCTTGAGCTATTCAGCCAATTATCACTGTATCTTACATTGTTTTTTAAACGTTTTCAGGTTTAGAAGAATTTAACTCTGATAAGAGTAAATGTCAAGAACATTTTGATGTTTACAAGGAGTGCAAGAAAAAAGAGGTAACAAAAATTTTAGCATCTTCGTTTATTGTACTGTTTtacattttgaatattttggaaGTGGTTATATGGATTCTAGGAGGATTAAGTGTTTTTAGATGAACTGTGTATCTCTGCCTGAAATGAGATGCTGGTTAACAAAACAAGAAGTCTGTCATTTTTGGTTTTCTGTCTGCACAGAATTGTTCAGTTCTTGAGCATAACCACTCCTTCCTTTGTCCATGTTCTCTCTTTCTCCACACTTCTTTCAGAATGTTTACTGGGCTTAATAAATATTTGTCGGTTCCCTCAGAAACACAGggaaaaaatattagtttctatGGAAAACGTATTAGTTTCCATGGAAAAAATATTAGCTTCCGTGGTGTCTTAGCTTTAGAGCAACCTGGCTGAGCTAGCCACGTAAAGTTCAATCAGTCAATCTTTACATCAAATGGTCAATTTGCAGTAGAGCCTTGTCAGATCAAATAATGAAACTAATGACATTgcatatatataatacaaaaagaGGTTTTGAAAACATCATGTTATTCAATGTTTGTGATTTACAAATCACATGTAATAGCTTTTTACCAAATATTATCATTTGAATCATAATAACCTCCTCTAGCTGTGCAAAATTTTATGATGTGATAATTGTTATCTGGTTGGGTTGGGTCATTATTGTTTTTACTGATTCATTGTTTTAATGTGATTTTTGGGGCTGGTTTACTATGATTAATCTTTAGTGGGAGTAGATTGTAACATGGTGTTTTAGTGAAAATAATGCATTGGTGGCTAAATCTGTTACTTTAGAGTGTACTTCTCTATGGTACTAGGTAATCTGTAATAAACATGATTTTAATTACAATTAGTAGGAAAATTACATCATAAGGTTTTTGCTTCTTTTAAACCAAATCTTGTGGGGTTTGGGAATCTGCAGTAAACATTTGATCAAAATGAGTGGGAAACTTACCTCTTAAGGCTATGCTTCTTTTAAACCACAGTCATGTAGGGTTTGAATGATGGTTTTAGATGTACTTCTAACTGCATCGTCCACTCCACTGAAGAAATAGTACAACCAACACTGGTGTAAACATAATCCATTGCTACCTAAATAGGCAGCTCAGAACGAGATGGAATATACAAGGTTTGTTTTATGTTTgggcattttaaaataatactgAACAGGACATAAAGTTAAAAAAGTACCATTTTGATTTCACTAAAAATGGGCAGTGTTAGCATAACAGTAAAGTTTCTTCTTTGTGACCTAGAGGTCAGAGGTTAAAATCCTATTAACAGCTTCTCTACATACGGGGGTTAAGGCTATGTACATTTTCCTTTCCCAAACACCACTTGAAGGGAGCCTCATGCTCTGCAGTTACCCTTTTGGTCCCAATAAAAAAGGTGGAATCAAAGAGAACTGGTTGTTTGTCTGCGTCCCAATTGTTACCTAAGTTTTCCTATTTTTCATGTGTACTCTCCCGTCTTTTTTAAGGTACGCTCTTCACATTGTACACTATTTGTAC comes from the Phaseolus vulgaris cultivar G19833 chromosome 8, P. vulgaris v2.0, whole genome shotgun sequence genome and includes:
- the LOC137826173 gene encoding cytochrome c oxidase-assembly factor COX23, mitochondrial, with the translated sequence MASKGSTPPYPSAARISDSQCFPQYTASLKCLEEFNSDKSKCQEHFDVYKECKKKEREARLERNKNRSFFS